The genomic segment ACTGTTTCATCACCTGCATCATTACCAAAGGCCAAAATGTAGTCAAATGGCCCAAATAACTCCGAATAATGATTAATAATCTTAATAACCGCAGCTCCCTTATCTACACCTCCTAACCTAACTTGTATGTGGCCCTTATTACGGTTTACTTGCACAGGcaaattttccaataaaTCTGACAACAAAACTGCCAATTCTTTGGCCTGTATTATCCCAAAATCAGGGTCAGCCTTCTCATAATGGAAGGTTAGCGATGACTCCTTTTCTTCAATGTAGCTACCAGGAGTTCTAGACACATACTTGTTCATCACTTGGAATGTTGGCCCCTTCCAATCAGAGGTCACATCATCTATTAGAGATGCCCAACGTTTACCAGTAAGGATGGGTAATTTATAGTATAACCCATCGTTTGATATGACTCCCAATAGAGTTTCATTGGTTAACACAGCGATTGGATTGTCTCCTTTAACATCTTTATCGATTGTTATATCATAATTGTTCGCCAACAATATTACCTGTGTCGAAGTATTTTGAGCTACACTCCCTAAAATAGACACGACAGATTCCTTTGATTCTAGATCTTCCCATGTTTCAAGGGGAACAATTATCAGCCTTCTCTCACTCAATTTGTAGTACTCCATCACATCATGGATCTCAATCATCTTTGAAGGCATGGTGTACATTTTATACGACTTACCAAAACCATAAGTCAAATAAAGGTGATTAGACTTTTTACGTGCCCAGTGCATTTCACGTACAAACGATTCGGCCCATGATTTAGCATCATgcttatttatatacacaaaatCACGGTCACATTTACTAAGTGATGTGTGCTTTGGCATCGTCATCACCATGTCAATCGCCCGTGTAATATCTTCCATGTGCCACGGATTTATACGTACTATTGTCTCTAAGGAGTGGGAAAAGCCGGTAAATTCGGAGATAATCGCTGAAGCAGATTTACCTCTACGGCATACAATGTACTCAAAGGCACTTAAATTGATACCTCCCCTGATGCATGTATCCATTAAACAATCAGATACCTTAAATAACGAATATTTATCCTCATAGCTCAAATGGCCAACTTTTACAATTACATGAAAGGGAGACTCCTTGGTTTGAAATtcattgttaattttagtGGCCAATTGCTGTATATTTTCCAGCATGACTACATTACCCCCAAATAGAGTATCATGAAAGCATACATGTTGAATCAATAAAACTTTTCCTCGGGCGTACTCGTAgttatgtaaaaattgccTAAATGccttcatttttaacaaaattccagacaattttatttctCTATCCACGCTGGAAATTATGAAGCTCTCGGTTAGACACTTGGATTCTGCAGTTATTTGTGGATAATCTTTTAAGAATTGTTCACAGAAGGTGTGTATGAATTTGGCCTTCTTTGCCTcgtaattttttagttcTGAGATAGAGTTTTCTCCATCACAACCAGGCACTGCCGCGTTTGGTTGGTCTATTGACCTTAAAATCTCCAATACCGATTCGGAATTAATACAGGGATGGGACATATGCACAATAACTTGGCGTCCAGCGTAATCAATTGTAGCTAATCCATACAAACTGAACTGGTAATCCAACCCTAACAAGTGTCTACAGCTAGTCAAAAAGTGCTTAGCTGATTCGAAATAGTGAAAACCAATAATATCTGCACAAAGCATACTACGCAATAACTCCTCTCTCACTGCTAAGCATTTGAATAGTTCAAACGTGGGGAATATTGCATGGACGAATATGCCAATGTTTGCACGGCATCTCAATCTAGTAACAAAGTGTGGGACCATCAGCAATTTATAGTCGTGAACCCATATCATATCACCCGTAACGAGTTTACGGACTAACATCCTGGCGTATATTTTGTTAACCTCAAGATAAGCCTGCCATAGTTCCCAATCGAATGGattttgtacatttatATCCCACACaccaatattataaaaGAGAGTCCacatgaaatttttattgaaCGTGTCCGATTTGCTAAGGGTCTCCTCTGGGATTTCAAGGGGTATACAATTCCCTTCTGAAAATGGCGTAAGTTTAGATAAGTTGCCATTGGGATCATGTGATTCTTCTACTTCTGTAAACccaatatatttcattggGAAGCTCAGCTTCTTTCGTAATTGCCAAAGACATGTTGTCAATGGTGTATTTCGTTCACGGAGTACCATTTTACCTTCAGGTAATACTTTTATCAGTTGCACAGGTAAGCGGCTGGAAATAAAATAGACGGTGGAATCATGACtcattttttcattattaaGGGAGTCCAAAATCTCTCTTCTCTTCTGCTCCAGGTGGGAGATGGTTGTATCAGATTTACTCTTATTGGTACTATGAGTAGACAAATTGCGAAATTCTCCTTCATCATCTTCCACCAACATTTCGTATCCATTGGGAATCACCGTATATGTTTCCTTTTTTGCAACAATACACGTAGTTTCCGTCTCTGAATCATAGCTATTGCCATTTAGTACAATGTACTTGTAATTGACTGGTATGCGTAGGGGCAGTGGAGCCGGCGTTTTGGATACCcaaatattattagtgCCTATAGGTTGTAATTCATATGCTTTTTGGGGATCATTGTTGCCCAATGCCATGGAATCTCCTATTATTGCCAGACTTTTCCCTTCAGGCACAGCAGCTTTGGCGTGGAAGGTTACCAAAGTAATCATTTTTGTCCTTGTTATATTTGCATGTGCTTATAACTCATTTATGGATATTGATGGCAAATGTGTATtatgtgtaattatttgagTAAATTTTATGGTATAATGTGCAATAGTGGGTTATGGTGGGAAAAATCTTCGATATACTTTAATattgttttaattgttCATAAAGGCCATCTTCCGCTCCAGTTCTTTTAATCTCTCCCTCTCAATCTCTAACTCAATGAtgtgaatttgatttttcagGTCCAATATGGAAGAAGGCTTCGGGAAGCACTCATTGTCGTATCGCGCATAAGGATTGTTCAGTTGTTGTGTATTTAAAGGTTGCGTAGGCATAGGTGGATCTATGTAATGATGCGGATTGTACGCTTCATAGTTCTGGCAAAGTACGGGCAAAGGGTTACTCATATGGGGGTTACCAGATTCTATACCTCTATAACTAATATTAGACACACCATCTTGTGTGCCTGAAGTTTGATAGTTTTGTTCATTTATGCCACTAAATGTATTTTCCTGTATGTTCTGACCAGTATTACCCTTGTGCACATTATTAGACACAGGATTCATATTGTTAGATGCACCGCtcgtataataattttgataatttgcatATGTAGGATTCATCATGAATTCTTGGCGCGTTTGAACTGAATTTGGGTTGATCATACCCATTTGACCGtgtaattgattttgaagTTGGTTATTCAAGTGGTTCAAGTGCATTTGGTGTTGTATCTGTTGCTGTTGTTGCACTGAAGTTGAGAATTGGGGGTATAGGGAATAGGGGCGATCAGTTGAGCCTTGGGAATGAGTTGAGAATTGGGGGTGACGTGGCAAATTTTGGTTATAGTTATTTGCTGCTGAAATATTCATACTAGTGGAATATTGTGGATGAGCACCGGTAGGCGCTTGAACTATGGGTAAGGGATTGTTTATGCCAAACAAAGATTGAGGATTATTAAAAGTCCCGACACTCTCTCCATTCCTACCAAATACACTATATTTACCCGTTTTATCACTAGCCAATTTGTCATTGTTGGACACTTTGACGTTGCAAACAGGAGATTTTGCTTGCCCCGACTTCACATTAGATGTACTAGCACTCGTATCAGCATTAGTATTTGCATTGGCGCCATGGATGGATGGCAAAATTGACTGTCTCCCATCTCTCTTGcacttattattattactacTACTACCTTCGGGTTTAATAGGTTCCAACGCGTTCTTATCATAATGGTCACCAGAGATACCCTTCAAAGGTGGGTTTGTATGTTTTCCCTGGTCATTCTCACTGGAGGTTGTGTTTTGATGTGGTATTTCTTGTGATAACTGTTTTTTTACATGGTCTGTCAGTACAGCCTCGTTGGAATCGCTAGTCTTGACATGGGTGTTATCAGGTTCTATTATCTTAGACTTGGCCAACTTGGAATCTTTGGTTCCACAAGTGGGCTCCTTGTGCTTCGGGGTTTTAGGCCTTGGtttatttgcatttttagACATGGCTTCACGTTTCTcattattgttattatttactgGCAGGCTTCCCAATGCGGGAGTCGTAGAATTGTCTATGTCAATTATTGCCCGTTAAGTGCatgataaatatcattttatagctactattatttagtattaATGAGTAAGCGACATGACAATTGATGGGCAAGGTATTGATGCAGGTTGTGAGCTAAAAAATCATGCCTCACCGCAGCACGGATGGCCGAGCGGTCCAAGGCGCCAGACTCAAGTTCTGGTGGGCGAGAGCCCTCGTGGGTTCAAATCCCACTTCGTgcattatcaatatcactTTCATCTCAACGTTTTTTATAACAAACAATGGAAccattttatatacaatacaTTCAATGCATAATACGCTGTTACGCAAATTTCATGTGCCACGACATAAAGTCTGTCGCGGATTGTGTATAGTATTTATTGGCTTACCATGAGGTTTTTTTGACGAATTTCGCGAATTAACCATAATGATACCCAAAGTTGACTCCAACTGTCTTTGTGTATCTGTAAAGTCAAACTTATCTTTCACTTGTTTCCCTCTATGGGCATAGTGAATGATAGACTCTGCTACTCGGTACTGAGAGACAACGTCACTCATTTCGCTACTCAAATTGACACTAAATCCCATCTCCTCTGGCTCTATTTCCTGCATCACTGATTCATCCACCAAACGCTTTACAGCctaagtaaatattttacctACCGTCCCCAAAGGCGTCATATCAACTTTAAAAGTTAGCAAGGAATATACCAACTGCATAATCACATCTGAATCAAGCTTTTCAATATTGGTACAGCAATCTTCCAGAAGATTGGCACAGAAGAATCTCTCCTCCGAGGACAACTCAAATTgatcattttccaattccATACTGTTTTTGCTTTTGAATATACTAGCATCATTGTGTGATTTGTTCACGCTCTTGTCACTAGCGGCGTAgaatttattttttgatgttaatttggaaagttcttcatcattttcaatttttttccCATCTATTATTGAGTCAtgaatcaaattcaatagTTCTTTAGGGAAGGGGGGGCTACAcgttatttttgtaattacATGGTTTTCTAGGTTCATAAAGGAGGGGATTCTGGTGGCATCTTCGTACTTATTCCCAACTTTCTCGCAGTTTCGCCTATAGATTGCTATAGCGCACATCAATTTCACCATGTCGCACAATGGTATTAAATGCATAATGCGTATAACCTTGGTGCAAATGGACTCGAAGAACCCCTTCATATCACACTGTATCTGACACAACAAGTGAAATAAATGACTCATACTGTCGTTTACTGGCATATCACTAAAAATGTTTTCGATTCTGGCCATGATTTTACGATATGAGAGCGGATATCGCTTTGACGACGCTTTCATGTGCACCAATGTCGATAGGTACACAACGCTGAGGTTGATATCCATGCcatcaatttcttcaacAACTAGATTCATGATCTTTGtgacaatttgataattatcGTTATCCATGCAACTCAGCGCTATGATCCAGTCACTCACACTTAGGGAATTCAACAGTTCTGCTGAGGATAGGTTTTGCATGCTCTTTTCAATCTTTTCCGCATTAAGCACATCTAATCTCTTACCCAATGCCAAAAtgtatatcaaattttgcGCTTCTATTGGAGTAGTAGATTCAAAGTATTCTTTAAATAAACTTTTTGAAATCGAATCGAAGATGAAGGGTTTCCTCATCTGCGTTATGGCCCATAATAAGCCAATTATTGAAGCTCTATCTATCAATATTTGCGGGCCATCATCATAATCATCATTTGTTGGattacacaatttttgGTACATTTCTTCGGACAAATACTTCCGTAAGtgaataaaattgaatcgCTTTCCATATAACCTGATACAGCATGTTAGGCCCAAAATGAGATCCTTATGCAGTGTTGTTTCATCTGGGCCATTTACAGTGCGCATAACCGTTGGATCTCTTTTGGAAGAATCCCGTTCTTTCCATAAAAAGCAGCGTAAACGTTCCATTGTCTGATTGTTTACCGTGGGCCCCCTCTTGACCTCCGTGGCATATATCGTAGCAGGTTCCCACTCAAAGCAAGTTGCCTTAGTGACGAATACATTAGCTTCTGTCAGTTCTGGTTTGAGcttgtaatattttttacttCCTTTGCTAACGTTTGGTGCATCTGATAACGATAGTTTTTGGGGTGGATTGCGGGTTACGGGAATTGAACGAAATATTAGGTCATGCAGAAATACCTTTAGGAAGTTTATGAACGATTTGtcctaaataattgattcCTTACACTAAACTTGTCGCAGCTTCCACCACTTTCTATATTTTTCCGCATTGTAccattaaaatttacattaatGCCAGTAGCAGAACCCAATGTAATGTGTAAGTGATTCCAGCAGTAACCAGATttaattagtgataatcaaaaatattgcGAGTTGCTAGTGCTTACACATTagaatttggaatattaAATCGGCGGATGTGGTGATTGTGGATCTAGATCTAGGGGGTGGCATTATGTCTCCACCGAGTTCTGATCATGGAGATTCCATAGCGGAGCACCATGATACATCAAAAATACAGGTATAAAATGCGTTTTACCCACCATAAATGTCTTTACGATCAATATAATGGATCAAAACTCTtatttttggataaatgtggcaaatgaatatttgataGACACTCTTTGCACAATATACAACACAAGTCgttaatttaatacataattctacttattatgtattaaattttgtgttaATTATTCCGtattgacaaattatttttaactGTGACATATTTGTGTCATATATAGCTCATACAATAATATGCTAACCTAGGGAATAATACTTGCTTCAAATTCCACGTTCAACATATCGATTCTAACAGCTGAACATAGCAAAGCGCTATTGTCTATTAACGGGAAGCCCCTAATTTGGCATTCGATCAAGCTACTAACAGACAATGGCATTAAAGGTATGTATATGTCGGTTACttagatatatttgtgGTCATTGAACCAAAGTACAAACCGGCACTTGAGGCAGCATTTAAGGATTTTATTGATGCAGTTACAGTAACAATCATTTCGCTGGATGCGGAAGTTTTGGGAAGCTTGGATGCCCTAAAATTTCTAAGGGAGTACATAACAAATGACTTCATAGTCATTCCCTGTGATATATACGGCAAAGTTGATATTACAGGTCTGATCAAATCGCATTATCAAAGTCATTCCGGATGTACTGCATTGCTATATCACAATGAAAAGGGTAtgattacaaatttaatatgtttTGTTACATAACAATATtcatttcaaatttacatggcgttatatattatcacatttgcataataaattatgtaatatatattttgtggGGATTTGTAACAAATTGTTGCTGCTAGGTAATTGACGTAGACACTAGTAATTCTTATCGCTGCCTCACCTTGTTGGATGAAGCTACGcataaattgatttcaATAGTCGATTCGACAAGTACgtaatcatttaattagGTTTCAATGCAGGAAACAGCTTATTCATCCACAAATGGCACGTTTTTAGCCACCCAAATTGTACAATCCGTTCAGACCTAATTGATTTACATGTGTATATGTTCTCCAAGGCGTTATTCCCTGCggaaaatattgattacTTCAGCATAAGATTTCACTATATCCCATTCCTCACCAGATCTCAAGATATGCCAATTTCTAGGGgtatttaacattttaacaTAGGTTATCTAGAACATTCGGTGACAGATAGCGAGCTGGATATTGTTGATACAATAAAGACTACTAGTGGCggattaaatatatttcagGGTGAATCAAAACTAGATAACATGCACGATATAGGCACTAAATATACTAGTGTTAGTTATTACATACAATATGCTATTGGGAAGGATGAGTGCATGAGAATAAATAGACCCGAGACCTTCATGCACGTAAGCctcaaatatttgactggcaatttttttgaaaatgtgACCATTAAAAACTCCAATATTGCCGAGAATGTCAAATTTCTAGGCAAGGCAAACGTTATAAAATCCGTAATAATGGAAAATGTTACAATAGGCAATAACGTGATACTCAAGGgatgtattatttgtagTGGAGCAGTTGTTGGAGATGATTGTCAGGTGCataaagtatttaatttagttaaCAGATTGCCAAATACAGTACTCTCACACAATTGAGAGTGGGACTGTTGCCTCAAAGCAAATTTTTCCAGCGACAGATTACTCACTCTAACAATTCTTGCCTAATTATGTGATGATTAAGCATTTTGACAAATCCATGGCAAATGTACGAGTAAAGTTCCATGATTTATGTATTGTGCGATCAATTTAATGCTGATGTATGTTTTGGTataaattgtgtatatacGCCATGATGTCATACCCTATATACATGTTGCCCGTAGTGTAGGTGTAGTGCTATCCTATACTTGAAATCAGTGACGCTCTCTCGCAGCATATTTGACACCAGTATATAGTTCTAATTAGTAAATTGGCTGGTTAAGATGAGTACCATGCATTATGAAAGGGATCGGAGTTATCACCGCGATTACAGAGGCCATCGCGATAGAGACCGCGACCGAGATCATGATAGGAATAGGGATAAGCGACGGTACCAACCCAAAAGATCTAAAACCCCAGAATACATACCATTCAACCGGAATATATCCCTTAGCCGTGACAAGTCTAGAGCATTGGAACGTAGAAGAAGGAAGGCCCAGGCAGAATGTATTAAAAGGGCAGGAGGATTCCAAAGACTAGCAGATTCGGAAGGCCATGAGACTGTTAGATTGTTATGGGATGGATTCCAGTGGGTGGCTAAAACAGAGCCGTTGCCCGTGATTAGTGGCGATCCATCAGCGGCAAATGCCACCCGCAAACTTAGACGATtatattttggcaatttgcCTTTGCATCTTGGGCTAACTGAGGATGGATTCAAGACGATCGTGACCAATGAGATGAAAGCCAGGGGTTTTTGTATTGATCCAAATGTAGATCCTGTTGTATACGTATGGTTCTCTAACGACAAGGGCAACTATGGCTTTGTAGAATTTAACACCATAGAGGAGACTGA from the Babesia microti strain RI chromosome I, complete genome genome contains:
- a CDS encoding Probable alphaalpha-trehalose-phosphate synthase [UDP-forming] 9 (overlaps_old_locusTagID:BBM_I03385), giving the protein MITLVTFHAKAAVPEGKSLAIIGDSMALGNNDPQKAYELQPIGTNNIWVSKTPAPLPLRIPVNYKYIVLNGNSYDSETETTCIVAKKETYTVIPNGYEMLVEDDEGEFRNLSTHSTNKSKSDTTISHLEQKRREILDSLNNEKMSHDSTVYFISSRLPVQLIKVLPEGKMVLRERNTPLTTCLWQLRKKLSFPMKYIGFTEVEESHDPNGNLSKLTPFSEGNCIPLEIPEETLSKSDTFNKNFMWTLFYNIGVWDINVQNPFDWELWQAYLEVNKIYARMLVRKLVTGDMIWVHDYKLLMVPHFVTRLRCRANIGIFVHAIFPTFELFKCLAVREELLRSMLCADIIGFHYFESAKHFLTSCRHLLGLDYQFSLYGLATIDYAGRQVIVHMSHPCINSESVLEILRSIDQPNAAVPGCDGENSISELKNYEAKKAKFIHTFCEQFLKDYPQITAESKCLTESFIISSVDREIKLSGILLKMKAFRQFLHNYEYARGKVLLIQHVCFHDTLFGGNVVMLENIQQLATKINNEFQTKESPFHVIVKVGHLSYEDKYSLFKVSDCLMDTCIRGGINLSAFEYIVCRRGKSASAIISEFTGFSHSLETIVRINPWHMEDITRAIDMVMTMPKHTSLSKCDRDFVYINKHDAKSWAESFVREMHWARKKSNHLYLTYGFGKSYKMYTMPSKMIEIHDVMEYYKLSERRLIIVPLETWEDLESKESVVSILGSVAQNTSTQVILLANNYDITIDKDVKGDNPIAVLTNETLLGVISNDGLYYKLPILTGKRWASLIDDVTSDWKGPTFQVMNKYVSRTPGSYIEEKESSLTFHYEKADPDFGIIQAKELAVLLSDLLENLPVQVNRNKGHIQVRLGGVDKGAAVIKIINHYSELFGPFDYILAFGNDAGDETVFDALFKWDSIRHSDGGNDISRSGESHGNNLICQDFELGKNYDSDIGFDRGTHNTTYKNVDFGYTRIVTCKIGKSPSKAKYYIYSEADVVTLLASIADFDGGDFEL
- a CDS encoding conserved Plasmodium protein, unknown function (overlaps_old_locusTagID:BBM_I03393;~overlaps_old_locusTagID:BBM_I03395) yields the protein MRKNIESGGSCDKFSDKSFINFLKVFLHDLIFRSIPVTRNPPQKLSLSDAPNVSKGSKKYYKLKPELTEANVFVTKATCFEWEPATIYATEVKRGPTVNNQTMERLRCFLWKERDSSKRDPTVMRTVNGPDETTLHKDLILGLTCCIRLYGKRFNFIHLRKYLSEEMYQKLCNPTNDDYDDGPQILIDRASIIGLLWAITQMRKPFIFDSISKSLFKEYFESTTPIEAQNLIYILALGKRLDVLNAEKIEKSMQNLSSAELLNSLSVSDWIIALSCMDNDNYQIVTKIMNLVVEEIDGMDINLSVVYLSTLVHMKASSKRYPLSYRKIMARIENIFSDMPVNDSMSHLFHLLCQIQCDMKGFFESICTKVIRIMHLIPLCDMVKLMCAIAIYRRNCEKVGNKYEDATRIPSFMNLENHVITKITCSPPFPKELLNLIHDSIIDGKKIENDEELSKLTSKNKFYAASDKSVNKSHNDASIFKSKNSMELENDQFELSSEERFFCANLLEDCCTNIEKLDSDVIMQLVYSLLTFKVDMTPLGTAVKRLVDESVMQEIEPEEMGFSVNLSSEMSDVVSQYRVAESIIHYAHRGKQVKDKFDFTDTQRQLESTLGIIMVNSRNSSKKPHDNSTTPALGSLPVNNNNNEKREAMSKNANKPRPKTPKHKEPTCGTKDSKLAKSKIIEPDNTHVKTSDSNEAVLTDHVKKQLSQEIPHQNTTSSENDQGKHTNPPLKGISGDHYDKNALEPIKPEGSSSNNNKCKRDGRQSILPSIHGANANTNADTSASTSNVKSGQAKSPVCNVKVSNNDKLASDKTGKYSVFGRNGESVGTFNNPQSLFGINNPLPIVQAPTGAHPQYSTSMNISAANNYNQNLPRHPQFSTHSQGSTDRPYSLYPQFSTSVQQQQQIQHQMHLNHLNNQLQNQLHGQMGMINPNSVQTRQEFMMNPTYANYQNYYTSGASNNMNPVSNNVHKGNTGQNIQENTFSGINEQNYQTSGTQDGVSNISYRGIESGNPHMSNPLPVLCQNYEAYNPHHYIDPPMPTQPLNTQQLNNPYARYDNECFPKPSSILDLKNQIHIIELEIERERLKELERKMAFMNN
- a CDS encoding translation initiation factor eIF-2B gamma subunit (overlaps_old_locusTagID:BBM_I03400), encoding MSPPSSDHGDSIAEHHDTSKIQGIILASNSTFNISILTAEHSKALLSINGKPLIWHSIKLLTDNGIKDIFVVIEPKYKPALEAAFKDFIDAVTVTIISLDAEVLGSLDALKFLREYITNDFIVIPCDIYGKVDITGLIKSHYQSHSGCTALLYHNEKDTSNSYRCLTLLDEATHKLISIVDSTSFNAGNSLFIHKWHVFSHPNCTIRSDLIDLHVYMFSKALFPAENIDYFSIRFHYIPFLTRSQDMPISRGYLEHSVTDSELDIVDTIKTTSGGLNIFQGESKLDNMHDIGTKYTSVSYYIQYAIGKDECMRINRPETFMHVSLKYLTGNFFENVTIKNSNIAENVKFLGKANVIKSVIMENVTIGNNVILKGCIICSGAVVGDDCQLTDCQIQYSHTIESGTVASKQIFPATDYSL
- a CDS encoding Splicing factor U2AF 65 kDa subunit (overlaps_old_locusTagID:BBM_I03405) — translated: MSTMHYERDRSYHRDYRGHRDRDRDRDHDRNRDKRRYQPKRSKTPEYIPFNRNISLSRDKSRALERRRRKAQAECIKRAGGFQRLADSEGHETVRLLWDGFQWVAKTEPLPVISGDPSAANATRKLRRLYFGNLPLHLGLTEDGFKTIVTNEMKARGFCIDPNVDPVVYVWFSNDKGNYGFVEFNTIEETEKALTMDGMNCMGVQLRISRPNDYSTNTLNTGSAFAGLSIPSMFTPYSLPAAPAFPPGATVMHIVQIANVKAMENQKDWIDMLDDVRNGFDSHGKVVHCAAILPEHTKDGRLGIVTAGDVVLEFVNNAALTGAVQNMTGRKYEGRPVQMRPIDLSIYEIILKEIVPIQDKLLSELVYSDTDDDN